The following are encoded together in the Coleofasciculus sp. FACHB-T130 genome:
- a CDS encoding DUF2256 domain-containing protein, producing MKRVRSKSDLPSKICPVCQRPFTWRKKWADCWDDVKYCSERCRRRRNQANESA from the coding sequence ATGAAGCGCGTTCGATCCAAGTCCGACTTACCCAGCAAAATTTGCCCGGTATGTCAGCGTCCCTTTACCTGGCGCAAAAAATGGGCTGATTGTTGGGATGATGTGAAATACTGTTCGGAGCGCTGTCGCCGCCGCCGCAACCAAGCCAATGAGTCCGCGTAA
- a CDS encoding ATP-dependent DNA helicase RecQ, translating to MNNSETKSWEEVRIAFKKIWGYDDFRPPQGEIIRSLLQKQDALIVMPTGGGKSICFQLPALLQTGLTLVISPLVALMENQVQELRDRNLPAALLHSEVPTPQRRQTLQTLEHLRLLYLSPETLLSAQVWEKLCQPKLKINGLILDEAHCLVQWGETFRPTYRRLGAVRPALLKLKPAGTKIAIAAFTATADPAAQQTIQQVLQLQQPAVFKNSPYRQNLHLKVQTIWTPRGRRQGLLKFIQERPKQAGLVYVRTRRDSEELTQLLSDRGYATAAYHAGLSPEERRSIEASWLSDEMPFVVCTCAFGMGINKPNVRWVVHFHSPLLLSEYVQEVGRAGRDGKLSEALTLVSEPTGWLNPEDKQRREFFAGKMRSQYQEAQQLASKLPPKGEVTAVTKQFRDGAIALALLHSAGQLEWQDPFNYVRRSVGKSRSFGELSSQQQQVQSQMAQYLNTRQCRWQFLLQAFGFTQEAAGWRCRHCDNCARR from the coding sequence ATGAATAATTCCGAAACAAAATCCTGGGAAGAAGTCCGCATCGCCTTCAAAAAAATCTGGGGATATGATGATTTTCGACCTCCACAAGGAGAAATTATTCGCAGCTTGTTGCAAAAGCAAGATGCCCTAATTGTGATGCCAACGGGCGGGGGAAAGTCGATTTGTTTTCAACTCCCGGCGCTTCTGCAAACGGGACTAACGTTAGTGATTTCGCCCTTGGTAGCGCTAATGGAAAATCAAGTGCAGGAATTGCGCGATCGCAATTTACCCGCTGCCTTGTTGCATAGCGAAGTGCCAACTCCCCAACGACGGCAAACGCTGCAAACTCTCGAACATTTGAGATTATTGTACTTATCCCCAGAAACGCTGCTGAGTGCCCAAGTTTGGGAAAAGTTGTGTCAACCAAAACTAAAAATTAACGGCTTAATTCTCGATGAAGCGCATTGCTTAGTGCAGTGGGGAGAGACATTTCGACCAACTTATCGACGACTGGGAGCGGTGCGACCGGCGCTGCTAAAATTAAAGCCAGCTGGGACTAAAATCGCGATCGCTGCTTTCACTGCCACTGCCGATCCCGCAGCGCAGCAAACCATCCAACAAGTCTTACAACTCCAACAGCCAGCGGTTTTCAAAAATAGCCCCTATCGGCAAAATCTACACCTGAAAGTGCAAACCATTTGGACACCTAGAGGACGCCGCCAAGGGTTATTGAAGTTTATTCAGGAAAGACCCAAACAAGCAGGGTTAGTCTACGTCCGCACCAGGCGAGATAGCGAAGAATTAACTCAGTTACTTAGCGATCGCGGTTATGCGACAGCAGCTTATCACGCGGGGCTGAGTCCAGAGGAACGCCGCTCCATTGAAGCGAGCTGGCTGAGTGATGAAATGCCTTTTGTCGTGTGTACCTGCGCCTTCGGTATGGGGATTAACAAACCGAATGTCAGGTGGGTTGTTCATTTTCATTCGCCTTTGCTGCTTTCCGAGTACGTGCAGGAAGTCGGGAGAGCTGGACGAGATGGTAAATTATCTGAAGCGCTAACCTTGGTGAGCGAACCGACGGGGTGGCTGAACCCGGAGGATAAGCAAAGACGGGAATTTTTTGCGGGAAAGATGCGATCGCAATATCAAGAAGCTCAGCAACTCGCATCCAAACTCCCACCAAAAGGGGAAGTAACCGCCGTAACCAAACAGTTTCGAGACGGTGCTATAGCGCTTGCTCTCCTCCATAGTGCTGGACAATTGGAGTGGCAAGATCCCTTCAATTATGTTCGGCGTTCGGTTGGAAAATCTCGCTCTTTTGGGGAACTCAGTAGCCAGCAGCAGCAAGTTCAGTCCCAGATGGCGCAATACCTAAACACGCGACAGTGCCGTTGGCAGTTTTTGTTACAGGCTTTTGGCTTCACCCAAGAGGCAGCTGGCTGGCGATGCAGACACTGCGATAATTGCGCTCGACGCTAA
- a CDS encoding RNA methyltransferase, with protein sequence MDETRLAKVRIVLVEPAGPLNVGSVARAMKNMGLRQLVLVNPQCDRLSKEATDMAVHAIDVLESAQVVATIPEALQGCVKAIATTTRSRTLDTPLENPRIALPWLLEEPLPSALLFGPEDRGLSNVELNYAQRFVRITTNPEYPSLNLAQAVGICCYELYQNWSALSSQSQTTDNQQYGHGSTLPLPTENPQLTIDPASLEVLEGYYQQMEAVLLKMGYLYPHTASSRMEKFRRLFNRANPSKAEVAMLRGIFSQMDWALQFLPHSVANEPEQQDAP encoded by the coding sequence ATGGATGAGACTAGATTAGCTAAGGTGCGGATTGTATTGGTAGAGCCAGCAGGCCCGCTGAACGTAGGTTCTGTGGCTCGCGCGATGAAAAATATGGGGTTGCGGCAGTTGGTACTGGTGAATCCCCAATGCGATCGCCTCTCGAAAGAAGCAACGGATATGGCAGTTCATGCCATAGACGTCCTGGAATCGGCTCAGGTAGTCGCGACGATCCCAGAGGCATTACAAGGGTGCGTGAAAGCGATCGCCACCACTACCCGCTCCCGAACGTTAGACACGCCGCTAGAAAATCCCAGAATCGCTTTACCTTGGTTGCTGGAAGAACCGCTGCCATCAGCCTTGCTCTTTGGCCCAGAAGATCGCGGGTTAAGTAATGTGGAATTAAACTATGCTCAGCGATTTGTACGCATTACCACGAATCCGGAGTATCCTTCATTAAATCTGGCTCAAGCAGTTGGGATTTGTTGTTACGAGCTTTACCAAAATTGGTCAGCACTCAGCAGTCAGTCGCAAACTACTGACAATCAACAGTACGGGCATGGCAGTACCTTGCCTCTCCCAACTGAAAACCCACAACTGACCATTGACCCTGCCTCATTAGAAGTTTTGGAGGGGTATTATCAACAGATGGAAGCCGTGTTATTAAAAATGGGTTATCTCTATCCCCACACCGCCAGCAGCCGTATGGAAAAATTCCGGCGTCTGTTCAATCGAGCCAATCCCAGCAAAGCAGAAGTGGCAATGCTCCGAGGCATTTTCAGCCAGATGGACTGGGCGCTACAATTTTTGCCACATTCTGTTGCTAATGAACCAGAACAGCAAGACGCACCATAA
- a CDS encoding Ycf66 family protein: protein MSASILKLDKFVSAIIRSLLLISGIILFLQGWRLDPVLQFGQFLLFLLILYMILKDIVLERIERRR, encoded by the coding sequence TTGAGTGCCTCAATTTTAAAATTAGATAAATTTGTATCTGCAATTATAAGAAGTTTGCTGCTAATTTCCGGGATAATTTTATTTTTGCAAGGTTGGCGTTTAGATCCAGTTTTACAATTTGGGCAATTTCTTTTATTTTTATTAATCCTTTATATGATACTGAAAGATATTGTACTTGAGCGGATAGAGCGACGTAGATAA
- a CDS encoding serine hydrolase, translated as MTQQSETQSVVSAVSGGSTFKDNGQSPNSSSSPNQHNRSDIRERRREQQKTQPASRNRRDALKTTPLSVSREVAATPRGKNQSSARMGFGLKNAPLDTEQKKSSPSLRTRNSSRASLSLRQVQSNSAPNRSLRSTTPMRKSLSRFASDVNRGRQGIEAPAPQTSRRDRSRQGGSIPNQSLREAVRPYPVPSQGNVRRFQKRPPAQPAQPTGTHKSGGTLPQRRTRSPGRPVSPWLYGARLLILGVGIGAIAGTVLSAWDPATRQLAGAANKDSALHQQSAVGAIGQAPGQKSPAQADAAMGTAAGTSVLTLNQEIPALKAHVQALVTQNSKLNPGVFLVELETGAYLDFSGSEIFPAASTIKVPILVAFFQDVDAGKIRLDEPLTLEKNLMGSGSGDLQYKKPGTKYTALEVATKMIAISDNTATNMLIQRLGGAEALNQRFQSWGLTSTVIHNALPDLEGTNTTSPKELATVMAMVNQGNVVSVPSRDRILHIMQQTVTDSLLPRGLGKGANIAHKTGDIGSLIADVGLIDMPTGKRYIAAVMVQRPHNDAKASELIRQISRTAYQHFNQPATPPSSTEAPSGISSPIPKPITAGNPTSFIN; from the coding sequence GTGACTCAGCAGTCTGAAACTCAGTCAGTTGTGTCAGCGGTATCAGGAGGAAGTACGTTTAAAGATAATGGGCAAAGCCCAAATAGTTCATCCTCACCGAACCAACACAATCGTTCTGACATCCGCGAACGTCGGCGAGAGCAACAAAAAACACAACCCGCGTCGCGGAATCGACGCGACGCACTCAAAACTACACCCTTGAGCGTGAGCCGTGAAGTGGCTGCGACGCCGCGAGGAAAGAATCAAAGTTCAGCAAGGATGGGTTTCGGTTTGAAAAATGCGCCCCTAGACACAGAACAAAAAAAATCTTCCCCGTCCCTACGTACTCGAAACTCCTCCCGCGCCAGTCTATCACTGCGACAGGTGCAGTCAAATTCTGCTCCCAATCGTTCCTTAAGATCCACCACGCCAATGAGGAAATCACTCTCGCGATTCGCTTCCGATGTGAATCGGGGAAGGCAGGGGATAGAAGCACCTGCACCCCAAACAAGCCGCCGCGATCGCTCGCGTCAAGGCGGTTCAATCCCCAATCAAAGTCTGCGCGAGGCAGTGCGCCCTTACCCCGTCCCGTCACAGGGGAATGTGAGGCGCTTCCAGAAACGCCCTCCTGCCCAGCCAGCCCAGCCCACAGGCACGCATAAGAGCGGGGGAACTTTACCTCAGCGCCGGACGCGATCTCCCGGACGCCCGGTTTCTCCCTGGCTGTACGGTGCCCGTCTGCTCATCTTGGGAGTGGGAATTGGTGCGATCGCGGGAACTGTTTTATCTGCTTGGGACCCGGCAACCCGCCAGCTAGCAGGCGCTGCTAACAAGGATTCCGCCCTCCATCAGCAGTCAGCAGTCGGGGCGATTGGTCAAGCGCCGGGACAAAAATCACCAGCTCAAGCTGACGCGGCGATGGGTACGGCGGCGGGTACTTCTGTTCTGACGCTGAATCAAGAAATCCCAGCGCTGAAAGCACACGTACAGGCGCTGGTGACGCAAAATTCCAAATTAAATCCAGGCGTCTTTTTAGTAGAGTTGGAGACGGGTGCCTATCTCGACTTTTCGGGTAGCGAAATCTTCCCAGCTGCTAGCACCATTAAAGTGCCAATTCTCGTCGCCTTTTTCCAAGATGTGGATGCTGGAAAAATTCGTCTGGATGAACCGTTAACGTTAGAGAAAAATCTGATGGGTTCTGGTTCCGGCGATTTGCAGTACAAAAAGCCAGGGACAAAGTACACCGCCCTAGAGGTGGCAACGAAGATGATTGCGATTAGTGACAACACCGCTACCAATATGCTGATTCAGCGTTTGGGCGGTGCTGAGGCGCTGAATCAGCGGTTCCAATCTTGGGGATTGACGTCAACTGTTATCCACAACGCCCTACCGGACTTGGAAGGAACGAACACTACGAGTCCTAAGGAGTTGGCGACGGTGATGGCAATGGTCAATCAAGGCAATGTGGTCTCGGTGCCATCGCGCGATCGCATCTTGCATATCATGCAACAAACGGTGACAGATTCGTTGCTGCCACGGGGACTGGGGAAAGGCGCTAACATCGCCCACAAAACTGGCGATATCGGCTCCTTGATCGCGGACGTTGGCTTGATTGATATGCCCACTGGCAAGCGCTACATTGCCGCTGTGATGGTGCAACGCCCCCACAATGACGCTAAGGCCTCAGAGTTGATTCGCCAGATATCTCGTACCGCTTATCAACACTTCAACCAACCGGCGACACCACCCAGTTCGACGGAAGCGCCTTCAGGCATTTCTAGCCCAATTCCCAAGCCGATTACGGCGGGAAATCCTACCAGTTTTATTAATTAG
- a CDS encoding MnmC family methyltransferase, with the protein MQDMGIFTPQLTADGSFTFFSEEFGETFHSQQGAKKEAELKFVEPTQLRQKAQQPTLHLLDICYGLGYNTAAALETIWEVNPNCRVEWVGLELDASVPKAAIAHHLLNHWNPENAQIFHQLATSGKVQTERLNAQLIVGDARATIQQIYHSNFRADAIFLDPFSPPRCPQLWTVEFLSWVAKCLKPDGRLATYSCAAAVRAALIAAGLQIGATFPVGRRSPGTVASFTNLDIAALSVQEQEHLHTKAAIPYRDPHLCEPADAILQRRQIDQQASALEPTSHWKKRWLFQSQLRIQ; encoded by the coding sequence ATGCAAGACATGGGCATCTTCACACCTCAACTCACCGCTGATGGCTCATTCACCTTCTTTTCAGAAGAGTTTGGCGAAACTTTTCATAGTCAGCAGGGTGCGAAGAAGGAAGCCGAACTTAAGTTTGTCGAACCCACTCAACTCAGGCAGAAAGCACAGCAACCAACATTACATTTGTTGGATATTTGTTATGGTCTGGGCTACAACACCGCGGCGGCTTTGGAAACGATTTGGGAAGTGAATCCAAATTGCCGAGTGGAGTGGGTGGGGCTGGAACTAGATGCATCGGTACCAAAAGCAGCGATCGCGCATCATCTTTTGAACCACTGGAATCCAGAAAACGCTCAAATTTTCCACCAGCTAGCCACTTCTGGCAAAGTTCAGACCGAACGCCTCAATGCTCAGCTAATCGTGGGAGATGCCAGAGCCACAATTCAGCAGATATACCACTCAAACTTCCGGGCAGATGCGATTTTTCTCGATCCTTTTTCACCCCCCCGATGTCCGCAATTGTGGACGGTGGAATTCTTAAGCTGGGTTGCCAAGTGCTTAAAACCCGATGGGAGACTTGCCACTTATTCTTGTGCGGCGGCGGTGCGGGCTGCTTTAATCGCCGCTGGGTTACAAATTGGTGCGACATTCCCTGTGGGAAGGCGATCGCCTGGAACGGTCGCTAGTTTTACAAACCTAGATATAGCGGCGCTTTCAGTACAAGAACAAGAGCATTTGCACACCAAAGCTGCCATTCCCTACCGCGACCCTCATCTGTGCGAACCTGCTGATGCGATTTTGCAGCGTCGTCAAATCGATCAACAAGCCAGTGCTTTAGAGCCAACCTCTCATTGGAAAAAGCGTTGGTTATTTCAATCTCAGCTCAGAATTCAATAG
- a CDS encoding SDR family oxidoreductase — MTSESYIFLAGASRGVGREIANYLIQENQKVKALLRSPASAAELEAMGIKGVMGDALNVAEVEQAILGDEPIHAAISTIGGLPKDGERADFLGNKNLIDAAVKAGVKKFILISSIGSGDSVGAIPPQALETLKPVLIEKEKAEKYLIDSGLTYTIIRPGGLKSEPATGNGVLTEDPRVAGTIHRADVAQLTCQCLNSDAANQKILSAVDRNMMYGQPEFAEFSLT, encoded by the coding sequence ATGACAAGTGAATCCTATATTTTTCTAGCGGGTGCCAGTCGGGGCGTTGGTCGAGAAATTGCCAACTACTTAATACAGGAAAACCAGAAGGTGAAGGCATTGTTGCGATCGCCAGCATCTGCTGCCGAATTGGAAGCGATGGGAATTAAAGGGGTGATGGGAGACGCTTTAAATGTTGCCGAGGTTGAGCAGGCAATCTTAGGAGACGAACCGATTCATGCTGCGATTAGCACCATCGGCGGTTTACCCAAAGACGGCGAAAGAGCTGATTTTTTGGGGAACAAAAATCTTATTGACGCTGCTGTGAAAGCAGGGGTAAAAAAGTTTATTCTCATTTCTTCGATTGGAAGTGGAGATAGTGTCGGGGCTATCCCTCCACAAGCTTTAGAAACGCTGAAGCCAGTGTTAATTGAAAAGGAGAAAGCCGAGAAGTATCTGATTGACAGCGGACTGACTTACACTATTATCCGCCCCGGCGGATTGAAGTCTGAACCAGCAACTGGCAATGGCGTTTTGACGGAAGATCCGCGAGTTGCGGGGACGATTCATCGCGCGGATGTCGCGCAGTTGACTTGCCAGTGTCTTAATTCTGATGCTGCGAACCAGAAAATCCTCTCAGCGGTTGACCGAAATATGATGTATGGGCAACCAGAGTTTGCGGAATTTAGCTTGACTTAA
- the glmU gene encoding bifunctional UDP-N-acetylglucosamine diphosphorylase/glucosamine-1-phosphate N-acetyltransferase GlmU codes for MVAVAILAAGRGTRMKSDLPKVLHSLGGRSLVERVLHSLSEVEPSRCLVIVGYQGDRIKDALVEVIDRLPPLPNLEFVEQTQQLGTGHAVQQLLPHLEGFTGDLLVLNGDVPLLRSQTLKNLLQTHQEHQNAATLLTAQMPNPKGYGRVFCNGQNLVKEIVEDRDCSPAQKQNRRINAGVYCFNWPQLEKVLPQLVPNNDQQEYYLTDAVKFMEPVMAVDVEDYQEILGINDRKQLSNAYEILQERVKDAWMAAGVTLVSPDTITIDDTVELQPDVAIEPQTHLRGNTTIASGSRIGPGSLIENSQIGENVTVVYSVVTDSVVKKGTRIGPYAHLRGHVEVGESCRIGNFVELKNSTLGDRTNAAHLSYLGDATLGNKVNIGAGTITANYDGVKKHRTKIGDRTKTGSNSVLVAPVTLGEDVTVAAGSVVTKDVLDDSLVIARARQVVRKGWRLKPQQE; via the coding sequence ATGGTAGCAGTAGCAATTCTTGCAGCGGGACGTGGGACGCGGATGAAATCGGATCTGCCCAAGGTCCTACATTCCTTGGGAGGGCGATCGCTCGTCGAACGGGTTCTCCATAGTTTGTCTGAAGTCGAACCATCGCGGTGCCTCGTCATCGTTGGGTATCAAGGCGATCGCATCAAAGATGCCTTGGTAGAAGTCATCGATCGATTGCCCCCACTTCCCAATCTGGAGTTTGTTGAACAAACCCAGCAGTTGGGCACGGGTCATGCCGTCCAGCAATTACTCCCCCATCTGGAAGGCTTCACCGGCGATTTGCTGGTTTTAAATGGGGATGTCCCTTTGTTGCGATCGCAAACGCTCAAAAATCTGCTGCAAACTCACCAAGAGCATCAGAACGCCGCCACCCTCCTTACCGCCCAAATGCCAAACCCCAAAGGCTATGGGCGGGTTTTTTGTAATGGTCAAAATCTGGTCAAAGAGATTGTAGAAGACCGGGACTGCTCGCCTGCTCAAAAGCAAAATCGCCGGATTAACGCAGGGGTTTACTGCTTCAATTGGCCTCAACTGGAAAAAGTATTGCCGCAACTGGTACCCAACAATGACCAGCAGGAATACTATCTAACCGATGCGGTTAAATTCATGGAGCCGGTGATGGCTGTGGATGTGGAGGATTACCAGGAAATTCTGGGAATTAACGACCGCAAACAACTGAGTAATGCTTACGAAATTTTACAAGAGCGAGTCAAGGATGCCTGGATGGCGGCGGGTGTGACTCTCGTGAGTCCAGACACGATCACCATTGATGACACGGTAGAGTTGCAACCGGATGTAGCGATCGAACCGCAAACTCATCTGCGGGGAAATACCACGATCGCATCTGGGAGTCGCATTGGCCCTGGTAGCTTGATTGAAAATAGCCAGATTGGGGAAAATGTGACGGTGGTTTATTCTGTGGTGACGGACAGTGTGGTTAAAAAGGGCACCCGGATTGGCCCCTACGCCCATTTGCGCGGTCATGTAGAAGTCGGGGAATCTTGCCGCATTGGAAATTTTGTGGAACTGAAAAATAGCACCTTGGGCGATCGCACCAATGCGGCCCACCTGTCCTATTTAGGCGATGCCACTTTAGGAAATAAAGTGAACATCGGGGCGGGGACAATTACTGCTAATTATGACGGCGTGAAGAAGCATCGTACCAAAATCGGCGACCGCACGAAAACCGGCTCCAACAGCGTTCTGGTTGCGCCAGTGACACTGGGAGAAGACGTAACCGTTGCCGCCGGGTCTGTGGTCACGAAAGACGTTCTAGATGATTCTTTGGTAATTGCCCGTGCCCGTCAAGTCGTCAGAAAAGGCTGGCGCTTAAAACCCCAGCAGGAGTAA
- a CDS encoding two-component system response regulator, whose product MLNLSTAASSQTRLSSVSFLGSELPKILVVDDHPSSRMTAVALLSVEGYEVLEAESGPDALKRVVECNPDLILLDVMMPGMDGFEVCRKLKQDEQTRLIPVVFITALNDRRSRILGIEAGGDDFLTKPFDRLELSARVRSLVQQKRLNEDLDHAEQVLFSIARSVESRDPATGDHCERLVEMGKAFGEFLNLSRNEVRDLMWGGYLHDIGKVGIPDAVLLKTGKLNDEEWVIMKQHVLIGEKICQPLRTMRGVIPIIRNHHERWDGTGYPDGLANEEIPFLAQVFQIIDIYDALTSERPYKRAFTSAQALEIFAEETAKGWRNPQLVEKFTEFIQSARVAEAMPEAV is encoded by the coding sequence ATGCTCAATTTATCAACGGCTGCTTCTTCTCAAACAAGGTTGTCTTCAGTGAGCTTTCTAGGTTCGGAGTTGCCCAAAATTCTGGTGGTTGACGATCATCCCTCCAGTCGGATGACGGCGGTAGCACTGCTATCGGTGGAAGGCTACGAAGTTTTGGAGGCAGAAAGTGGGCCAGATGCATTGAAGCGTGTAGTCGAGTGCAACCCAGATTTAATTCTGCTGGATGTAATGATGCCGGGGATGGATGGGTTTGAGGTATGTCGGAAGTTAAAACAAGACGAACAAACCCGCCTGATCCCGGTCGTTTTTATCACGGCGCTAAATGATAGGCGATCGCGCATTCTGGGCATTGAAGCAGGTGGAGATGATTTTCTGACCAAACCCTTCGATCGCTTAGAACTCTCTGCCAGAGTCCGGTCTCTTGTCCAGCAAAAGCGTTTGAATGAAGACCTGGATCACGCCGAACAAGTCCTGTTCTCGATCGCCCGTAGTGTTGAAAGCCGCGATCCGGCGACAGGCGATCACTGCGAACGGCTGGTGGAAATGGGTAAAGCTTTTGGTGAATTTCTGAATCTTTCTCGCAACGAAGTTCGGGATTTGATGTGGGGCGGTTATCTCCATGACATCGGTAAAGTGGGCATTCCCGACGCCGTGCTGCTCAAAACAGGGAAACTCAACGACGAAGAATGGGTAATTATGAAGCAGCACGTCCTGATTGGTGAGAAAATTTGTCAGCCGCTGCGAACCATGCGGGGCGTCATTCCAATTATTCGCAATCACCACGAACGCTGGGATGGAACGGGTTATCCCGATGGTTTAGCTAATGAGGAGATTCCCTTTTTGGCGCAGGTTTTTCAAATTATTGATATTTACGATGCCCTGACAAGCGAACGTCCCTACAAACGCGCGTTTACATCAGCACAAGCCTTAGAAATTTTTGCAGAAGAAACGGCAAAAGGTTGGAGAAATCCTCAATTAGTAGAGAAGTTTACTGAGTTTATTCAATCAGCTCGCGTTGCTGAGGCGATGCCAGAAGCCGTGTAG
- the petN gene encoding cytochrome b6-f complex subunit PetN gives MDILSLGWVSVLVLFTWSISMVIWGRNGF, from the coding sequence ATGGATATTTTGAGTCTCGGTTGGGTTTCAGTTTTGGTTTTGTTTACTTGGTCGATTTCAATGGTCATTTGGGGTCGTAACGGCTTCTAA
- a CDS encoding Ycf66 family protein yields the protein MFSCGFILFSQGWRLDPILQFVQFLLTGVIICIIIKDIYSDFI from the coding sequence ATGTTCTCGTGTGGCTTTATTTTATTTTCTCAAGGTTGGCGTTTAGACCCAATCCTTCAGTTTGTACAATTTCTTTTAACAGGGGTCATTATTTGCATAATTATCAAAGATATTTATAGTGATTTTATTTAA
- a CDS encoding GNAT family N-acetyltransferase: MFIQTHRLLLREFTEADWSAILAYQSTPAYQRFYPEVGRTEADARAFVNRFLRWQQETPRWRYQWAVVRRQDGLIGNCGIRKSDRDASEAEIGCELAPEHWGRNYPVEMSRPLLQFGFTELGLHRIYARCIAENRGAVSLAQKLGMTEEGRLRENVSIRGRWHDTLVYGILKQEWEAMVE, encoded by the coding sequence ATGTTTATTCAAACTCATCGTCTGCTGCTGCGGGAATTTACGGAAGCCGACTGGTCTGCCATTTTAGCCTATCAATCCACGCCAGCATATCAACGCTTTTATCCAGAGGTCGGGCGCACTGAGGCAGACGCTCGCGCCTTCGTTAATCGCTTCCTCCGGTGGCAGCAGGAAACGCCCCGATGGAGGTATCAATGGGCAGTCGTCCGGAGACAGGACGGACTGATTGGTAATTGCGGTATTCGCAAAAGCGATCGCGATGCCTCAGAAGCAGAAATTGGGTGTGAATTGGCTCCCGAACACTGGGGGCGAAATTATCCTGTTGAAATGAGTCGTCCGCTACTGCAATTTGGCTTTACAGAACTTGGACTGCATCGCATTTATGCACGCTGTATCGCTGAGAATAGAGGGGCGGTGTCATTGGCGCAGAAGCTTGGGATGACCGAAGAAGGTCGCTTGCGAGAGAATGTCAGCATCCGGGGACGGTGGCATGACACGCTCGTATACGGCATCTTGAAGCAGGAATGGGAGGCGATGGTTGAATAA
- a CDS encoding isoaspartyl peptidase/L-asparaginase: MSLNQVQPKVIIHGGAGSALKSQEGADAVRKSLYKVVEEVYTLLLAGATAQAAVVHGCHLMEDDPRFNAGTGSVLQSDGQIRMSASLMDGAFQRLSGVINVSRIQHPIDLAQALQASPDRVLSDYGSAELVRELQVPIYNPMIEIRLQEWLQERSENFIKEAAGVVAEKELVDDPEAGRGTIGVVVLDGQGNLAAGTSTGGKGFERIGRVSDSAMPAGNYATAQAAISCTGIGEDIIDECLAARIVVRVTDGLSLADAFERSFTEARGRQRDFGAIGIDATGAIAFGKTSEVLLAAFHTGEQMGDTLEWTGDTLSGFIS, encoded by the coding sequence ATGTCACTCAATCAGGTGCAACCCAAGGTGATTATTCACGGTGGTGCCGGTAGCGCCCTCAAAAGTCAAGAGGGGGCTGACGCAGTCCGCAAATCACTCTACAAAGTCGTGGAAGAAGTTTATACCCTGCTTTTGGCAGGAGCAACTGCCCAAGCAGCAGTGGTACATGGTTGCCACTTGATGGAGGACGATCCCCGCTTTAATGCGGGAACAGGTTCGGTACTGCAATCAGATGGTCAAATTCGCATGAGTGCCTCCCTGATGGATGGGGCATTTCAGCGCTTGAGTGGCGTGATTAATGTATCCCGCATTCAACATCCCATCGATCTGGCGCAAGCTTTACAAGCTTCACCCGATCGCGTGCTATCAGATTACGGGTCGGCAGAACTCGTGCGGGAATTGCAGGTTCCGATTTACAATCCGATGATCGAGATTCGCTTGCAAGAGTGGCTGCAAGAGCGGAGCGAGAATTTTATTAAAGAAGCCGCTGGGGTGGTAGCGGAAAAAGAGCTGGTGGATGACCCAGAGGCTGGACGCGGCACGATTGGAGTCGTAGTTCTGGACGGTCAGGGAAATTTAGCCGCAGGCACTTCGACGGGAGGCAAGGGTTTCGAGCGGATTGGTCGAGTCAGCGATTCCGCAATGCCTGCGGGGAACTACGCCACCGCTCAAGCGGCAATTAGCTGTACGGGAATTGGAGAAGACATTATTGATGAATGTCTGGCAGCGCGGATTGTGGTGCGGGTGACGGATGGTTTGTCTCTTGCAGATGCCTTCGAGCGCTCCTTTACGGAAGCGCGTGGGCGTCAGCGAGATTTTGGGGCAATTGGGATTGATGCAACTGGAGCGATCGCATTTGGGAAAACGAGCGAAGTCCTCCTCGCTGCTTTTCACACTGGCGAACAGATGGGCGATACCTTGGAATGGACGGGTGACACCCTATCCGGCTTCATTTCTTAA